The proteins below come from a single Holdemania massiliensis genomic window:
- a CDS encoding glutamine synthetase III, with product MKITDPFDEFGCLLFDETLMQERLPYPIYKRWKETVAKEDSLDRNTADAIAHAMKRWAQENGATHFTHWFQPMTGSTAEKHDSFIEPDENGQPLVRFSGKSLIKGEPDASSFPSGGLRATFEARGYTYWDCTSPAFIRDNILCIPTVFVSYNGESLDKKAPLLKSIEAISAAATRIVNIFGDKDVKRVIPMVGLEQEYFLIDKRYFEQREDLVLTGRTLFGAMPAKGQELEDHYFGSIPGRVAAFMKEVNQELWKLGIYAKTEHNEVAPCQFEIAPIFSNVNIAVDQNQLTMDVLRKTADKHGFACLLHEKPFAGINGSGKHNNWSLVTDDRQNLFEPGDKPAENIRFLVFVCAFIKAVDQHAELLRMSSSGAGNDHRLGANEAPPAIISIYLGSYIENVLNSLKGAAETIVDQQDSSFTPISGLSYIPKDNTDRNRTSPLAFTGNKFEFRMLGSSLSASFANVVLNTITADVLNDIAEQLADLKYKQDIRARALEICTQILKEHERILFSGDGYSQEWVAEAKRRGLPNIPSFVESVSALTSPKTIELFTRNHVYTEKELIARSEIMNEQYVKISEIEAKVLIDMTRTEILPLLAREIQPLAAALRSLDQPASYFKKQLTHLNELMDRMDKGAERLEGKLKEIGVVSDYHERGIRFYYEVAPLMQQLRSAIDEHETIFDKKQYDLPTYEDMLFHSN from the coding sequence ATGAAAATCACAGATCCGTTTGATGAATTTGGCTGCCTGCTTTTTGATGAAACGCTCATGCAGGAGCGGCTTCCGTATCCGATCTACAAACGCTGGAAAGAAACTGTGGCCAAGGAAGATTCACTGGACCGCAATACCGCAGATGCGATCGCACACGCGATGAAGCGCTGGGCGCAGGAAAATGGCGCAACGCATTTCACCCATTGGTTTCAGCCGATGACGGGCTCGACCGCGGAAAAGCACGATTCGTTTATCGAACCGGATGAAAACGGGCAGCCGTTAGTCCGCTTCTCCGGAAAGTCGCTGATCAAAGGGGAACCGGACGCCTCCAGCTTTCCCAGCGGAGGTCTGCGGGCAACCTTTGAGGCCCGCGGTTATACATACTGGGACTGTACCTCGCCGGCTTTCATTCGGGATAACATTCTGTGTATTCCTACGGTCTTCGTCTCCTACAACGGCGAATCGCTGGATAAAAAAGCACCGCTGCTGAAATCAATCGAAGCGATCAGCGCGGCGGCTACCCGAATCGTCAACATCTTTGGGGATAAAGATGTCAAACGCGTCATTCCGATGGTCGGTCTGGAACAGGAATATTTCCTGATCGATAAACGCTACTTTGAACAGCGCGAGGATCTCGTGCTGACTGGACGCACCTTATTCGGCGCAATGCCGGCCAAGGGCCAGGAGCTGGAAGATCATTATTTCGGAAGCATTCCCGGTCGGGTAGCAGCTTTTATGAAAGAAGTCAATCAGGAGCTGTGGAAATTAGGCATTTACGCCAAAACCGAGCACAATGAAGTCGCGCCTTGTCAGTTTGAAATTGCGCCGATCTTCAGCAACGTCAACATTGCGGTAGATCAGAACCAGCTGACGATGGACGTTCTGCGCAAAACTGCAGATAAACATGGCTTTGCCTGCCTGCTTCATGAAAAACCATTTGCCGGCATCAACGGTTCGGGCAAGCATAACAACTGGTCCTTGGTCACTGATGATCGGCAGAACTTATTTGAACCCGGTGATAAACCGGCAGAGAACATCCGTTTCCTCGTCTTTGTCTGCGCCTTCATCAAAGCCGTAGATCAGCATGCGGAACTGCTTCGGATGTCATCCTCAGGAGCTGGTAATGACCATCGCTTGGGCGCCAACGAAGCCCCTCCGGCAATCATTTCGATCTACCTGGGCAGTTACATCGAAAATGTCTTAAACTCGTTAAAAGGCGCGGCGGAGACGATCGTGGATCAGCAGGACAGCTCCTTCACGCCAATCAGCGGTCTTTCCTACATTCCCAAGGACAATACCGACCGCAACCGGACATCTCCATTAGCCTTCACCGGCAATAAATTTGAGTTCCGCATGCTCGGTTCGTCTCTGTCAGCGTCCTTCGCCAACGTCGTTCTCAACACGATTACCGCTGATGTGCTCAATGACATCGCTGAACAGCTTGCGGATCTGAAGTACAAGCAGGATATCCGGGCCCGGGCGTTAGAAATCTGCACCCAGATTCTGAAAGAACATGAACGGATCCTGTTCTCTGGTGACGGTTATTCCCAAGAATGGGTGGCTGAGGCCAAACGCCGTGGTTTACCGAACATTCCGTCCTTCGTCGAATCGGTCAGCGCTTTGACTTCTCCAAAAACGATTGAGTTGTTTACCCGTAATCATGTTTATACGGAGAAAGAGCTGATTGCCCGCAGTGAGATCATGAATGAACAATACGTCAAGATCTCTGAGATTGAAGCCAAGGTTCTGATTGACATGACCCGCACGGAAATCCTGCCGCTGCTCGCTCGTGAAATTCAACCGCTGGCCGCCGCGCTGCGTTCATTGGATCAGCCTGCTTCTTACTTCAAAAAGCAGCTCACCCATTTAAACGAACTGATGGATCGCATGGATAAGGGAGCTGAGCGGCTGGAAGGGAAGCTCAAAGAGATTGGAGTGGTCAGCGATTATCATGAGCGCGGGATTCGGTTCTATTACGAAGTCGCCCCATTGATGCAGCAATTGCGCAGCGCCATTGACGAGCATGAAACAATCTTTGATAAAAAACAGTATGACCTGCCGACCTATGAGGATATGTTGTTTCACAGCAATTAA
- a CDS encoding rubredoxin-like domain-containing protein: MLKKCEVCGLILDSELIQDRCPKCQADSSQFRSLSREEVEKITRSHLTNSLLTELAAVAEHQVRLAERGIADQLDPGCIQTFDLALRQAVLLRQMIRAEIAIHTGKEKW, from the coding sequence ATGCTGAAAAAATGTGAAGTTTGCGGTTTAATTTTGGACAGTGAGCTGATCCAGGACCGCTGTCCGAAATGTCAGGCAGATTCTTCTCAATTTCGATCTCTGAGTCGGGAGGAAGTAGAGAAGATTACCCGCAGTCATCTGACCAACAGTCTGCTTACAGAATTGGCAGCGGTGGCTGAACATCAGGTTCGTTTAGCAGAAAGAGGCATTGCCGATCAGCTCGATCCGGGCTGTATTCAGACCTTTGATCTGGCTCTGCGGCAGGCCGTGCTGCTGCGGCAGATGATCCGGGCTGAAATTGCAATCCATACCGGAAAGGAGAAATGGTAA